A genome region from Mesorhizobium sp. B2-1-8 includes the following:
- a CDS encoding YciI family protein: MFVVSLNYKVPLTEIDRLAPGHIEWLEACYAEGIFVASGPKRPRTGGIIIARCPREVLDARLAADPFAQAGAADYDITEFAARMTAAGLGSFKEA, translated from the coding sequence ATGTTCGTCGTGTCGCTGAACTACAAGGTGCCGCTCACCGAGATCGACCGCTTGGCGCCAGGCCATATCGAGTGGCTGGAAGCCTGCTACGCCGAAGGCATCTTCGTTGCGTCCGGGCCCAAGCGACCAAGAACCGGCGGCATCATCATCGCACGCTGCCCCCGCGAAGTGCTCGATGCCAGGTTGGCAGCCGATCCTTTCGCCCAGGCGGGCGCCGCCGACTACGACATCACCGAATTCGCGGCGCGGATGACCGCCGCCGGCTTGGGCTCGTTCAAAGAGGCATGA
- a CDS encoding aminotransferase class IV family protein produces MSAQSPLRDGDAAGFELIETMRWEPASGFLRLDRHLARLYGSAAELGFSYDPQEVGEALSGAVDRSPIAMRTRLALSRNGEANASAQPYEPLAADKVWALRLARTRLDSSDMLLRHKTSRRQLYTHARSEYLITQADEVLLANERGEICEGTITNVFADFGDGILATPRLDCGLLPGVLRAVLLDEGRANEAIYSLDDLKSAKALFVGNSLRGLIPARLS; encoded by the coding sequence GTGTCTGCTCAAAGCCCGCTTCGCGACGGGGACGCCGCCGGTTTCGAGCTGATCGAGACCATGCGCTGGGAACCCGCCTCGGGCTTCCTGCGACTCGATCGCCATCTCGCGCGCCTTTATGGCTCGGCGGCGGAACTGGGGTTCAGCTATGATCCGCAAGAAGTCGGCGAAGCCCTGAGCGGCGCGGTCGATCGATCACCCATCGCCATGCGCACGCGGCTCGCTCTGTCGCGCAACGGCGAGGCCAACGCCTCGGCGCAGCCCTATGAACCCCTTGCCGCCGACAAGGTGTGGGCGCTGCGGCTGGCACGGACGAGGCTCGATTCGAGCGACATGCTGCTGCGCCACAAGACCAGCCGGCGGCAGCTCTACACCCATGCCCGCTCCGAATATCTCATCACCCAGGCCGACGAGGTGCTGCTGGCCAATGAGCGCGGCGAGATCTGCGAAGGCACGATCACCAATGTCTTCGCCGATTTCGGCGATGGCATCCTGGCGACGCCTCGGCTCGATTGCGGCCTGCTGCCTGGCGTATTGCGCGCCGTGCTTCTGGATGAAGGCCGCGCCAATGAAGCGATCTACAGCTTGGATGACCTCAAATCCGCCAAGGCGCTGTTCGTCGGCAATTCGCTGCGCGGGCTGATCCCCGCCAGGCTGTCGTGA